The following are from one region of the Melospiza melodia melodia isolate bMelMel2 chromosome 16, bMelMel2.pri, whole genome shotgun sequence genome:
- the SLITRK4 gene encoding SLIT and NTRK-like protein 4, translated as MILWLFLVLSSPVSSTTADADISVEICSVCSCVSVENVLYVNCEKVAVYRPNQLKPPWSNFYHLNFQNNLLIILYPNSFLNFTHAVSLQLGNNKLQNIEGGAFMGLSALKQLHLNNNELKILRADTFLGIENLEYLQADYNLIKFIERGAFNKLHKLKVLILNDNLISFLPDNIFRFASLTHLDIRGNRIQKLPYIGVLEHIGRIVELQLEDNPWNCTCDLLPLKAWLENMPYNIYIGEAICETPSDLYGRLLKETNKQELCSMGTGSDFDVRILPPSQLEPGYSTPNGHTTQTSVHRLVTKAPKTTNPSKISGIVAGKALSSRNLSQIVSYQTRVPPLTPCPLPCVCKTHPSDLGLSVNCQERNIESMAELVPKPLNAKKLHVNGNYIKDVDTTDFAEFEGLDLLHLGSNRISVIKGDVFRNLTNLRRLYLNGNQIERLSPEMFAGLHNLQYLYLEYNVIKEILAGTFDLMPNLQLLYLNNNLLRSLPAYIFAGAPLARLNLRNNHFMYLPVSGVLDQLKSLTQIDLEGNPWDCTCDLVALKLWLEKLNDGIVVKELKCETPVQFANIELKSLKNEILCPKLLNKPSALFTSPMPAVIFTTPPGPVRSPPGGPVPLSILILSILVVLILTVFVAFCLLVFVLRRNKKPTIKHEGIGNQECSSMQLQLRKHDHKSNKKDGLGAEAFIPQTIEQMSKTHTCGLKESETGFTFADPPGQKVILRNMNDKEKDLLHVDSRKRLSTIDELDELFPGRDSNVFIQNFLESKKEYNSIGVSGFEIRYPEKLQDKKAKKSLIGGNHSKIVVEQRKSEYFELKAKLQGSPDYLQVLEEQTALNKI; from the coding sequence ATGATTCTGTGGCTCTTTCTGGTTCTGTCATCTCCAGTTTCTTCTACAACTGCAGATGCTGATATATCTGTGGAAATTTGCAGTGTTTGCTCCTGTGTGTCAGTTGAGAATGTACTCTATGTCAACTGTGAGAAGGTTGCAGTCTACAGACCAAATCAGCTTAAACCACCATGGTCTAATTTTTACCACCTCAACTTTCAAAACAACCTGCTAATTATTCTATATCCAAATTCCTTTCTTAATTTTACACATGCAGTGTCCTTGCAGCTGGGTAATAATAAGTTGCAGAACATTGAGGGAGGGGCCTTTATGGGTCTTAGTGCATTAAAACAGTTGCACTTGAACAACAACGAATTAAAGATTCTCCGGGCTGACACTTTCCTTGGCATAGAGAACTTGGAGTATCTCCAAGCTGACTACAATTTAATCAAGTTTATTGAACGGGGAGCCTTCAATAAGCTTCACAAGCTGAAAGTCCTGATACTTAATGACAATCTGATTTCGTTCCTTCCCGATAATATTTTTCGATTTGCTTCTCTAACCCATCTGGATATACGGGGGAATCGAATACAGAAGCTGCCATACATTGGAGTTCTGGAACACATCGGGCGAATTGTTGAACTGCAGCTGGAAGACAACCCCTGGAATTGTACTTGTGATTTGTTGCCTTTGAAAGCGTGGCTGGAGAACATGCCCTACAACATCTACATTGGAGAGGCTATCTGTGAAACACCCAGTGACTTGTACGGAAGGCTGCTGAAAGAGACCAATAAGCAGGAGCTGTGCTCCATGGGGACAGGGAGCGATTTTGACGTGCGCATCCTGCCTCCCTCGCAGCTGGAGCCCGGCTACAGCACGCCCAACGGCCACACCACTCAAACATCAGTGCACAGATTAGTCACAAAGGCACCAAAGACTACAAATCCTTCCAAGATCTCGGGGATAGTAGCAGGCAAAGCTCTGTCCAGTCGCAATCTCAGTCAGATCGTATCTTACCAGACCAGGGTGCCTCCTTTAACTCCTTGTCCGCTCCCTTGTGTTTGCAAAACTCATCCTTCAGACTTGGGATTAAGCGTAAATTGCCAAGAAAGAAATATAGAATCGATGGCTGAACTTGTACCCAAACCTTTAAATGCCAAGAAACTGCATGTAAATGGCAATTATATTAAGGATGTGGATACTACAGATTTCGCTGAGTTTGAGGGGCTGGATTTGCTACATTTAGGCAGCAATCGGATTTCAGTGATCAAAGGAGATGTTTTCCGCAACCTTACAAATTTACGGAGATTGTACCTCAATGGCAATCAGATAGAGCGTCTGAGCCCAGAGATGTTTGCTGGCCTCCACAATTTGCAATATCTGTATTTGGAATACAATGTTATCAAAGAAATCCTAGCAGGCACCTTTGACTTAATGCCAAACTTGCAGTTGCTCTACCTGAACAACAATCTTCTGCGAAGTTTGCCAGCCTATATTTTTGCTGGTGCACCACTTGCTAGACTGAATCTGAGGAACAATCACTTCATGTATTTACCTGTAAGTGGTGTTCTTGATCAGCTAAAGTCTCTTACACAAATAGATTTGGAAGGTAATCCGTGGGACTGCACTTGTGATTTAGTTGCTTTAAAGCTCTGGCTTGAGAAGCTAAATGACGGTATTGTGGTGAAGGAATTGAAATGTGAGACACCTGTGCAGTTTGCTAACATAGAACTTAAGTCTCTGAAAAATGAGATTCTCTGTCCTAAGCTTTTAAACAAGCCATCTGCTCTGTTCACTAGTCCCATGCCTGCTGTTATTTTTACAACACCCCCGGGACCAGTCCGGAGTCCTCCTGGTGGCCCAGTTCCATTGTCCATCCTAATCCTGAGCATACTGGTTGTGCTGATTTTAACGGTGTTTGTTGCTTTTTGTCTTCTTGTTTTTGTGCTTCGGcgcaacaaaaaaccaaccataaagcATGAAGGGATTGGAAACCAAGAGTGCAGTTCTATGCAACTGCAGCTAAGAAAGCACGATCACAAGTCAAACAAAAAAGATGGACTGGGTGCAGAGGCCTTCATTCCTCAGACCATTGAGCAGATGAGCAAAACTCATACCTGTGGCTTGAAAGAGTCTGAAACAGGCTTCACGTTTGCTGACCCACCAGGGCAAAAAGTCATTCTGAGAAATATGAATGACAAGGAGAAAGATTTGTTGCATGTGGATTCCAGAAAAAGACTTAGCACAATCGATGAACTGGATGAGTTATTCCCTGGAAGGGATTCCAATGTATTTATTCAAAATTTTCTTGAAAGTAAAAAGGAGTACAACAGCATAGGGGTCAGTGGCTTTGAAATACGTTACCCAGAGAAACTGCAAGACAAAAAAGCCAAGAAATCTCTAATAGGTGGTAATCATAGTAAAATTGTAGTAGAACAAAGAAAAAGTGAATATTTTGAACTAAAAGCTAAACTTCAAGGTTCACCTGACTACCTACAAGTCCTTGAAGAACAAACAGCTTTGAATAAAATATAG